The Castanea sativa cultivar Marrone di Chiusa Pesio chromosome 4, ASM4071231v1 sequence aaatttgtgttaaATTTCTTAGAGCCTAGTGGGTGGAATATTTTTGTAGCTTTTATAAGTTTGCAATAATGCATTTGTTTTGGTAATGTCTCTGTTAGGGTGATTCTTATTGTAATCATTTTATAATTATCTGTCATGATAGAGGTTTTACAAAGATGATTCTTATTGTACACATGGAAACAATGATGATGTTTCCCTTAGGCTGCCCATGAACAATGATGTTTTaatttgtttggtttgtgttggTAAATATTGCCTTAAGAACCTCTTCCAACTCTTGCTAGTGACAATTTTCCACATTGTAAGTTATACATATTTCTCATTGTTGATGTCAATCCCATCTATCGCTTTGATTGCAGTTTCGATACTTCGCTGATTTGGAATCACTAAATTTAGGATCATTTGGAGTTGGTTACTGAATTTGAGGATATTTAGAGGATACCAGACATGAACGAAAATAGAGTGAAGGCACTTCTAGAACAGCAAAATGctgaacaaaaatttattagtattaATGACTATAGTGGTGCCAGGTTTAACTTACTCAAGGCACGGCAGCTTTTTCCTGCAATTGATAACATCAGCTCAATGATGACTGTCTGCGACATGCTATCTGCTTCCAATATGACGGTTCCTGGTTATGGAATTGATTACTACTGGGTTCTTCAGCTTACACCTTATTCTACAATGGATGCTGTTAAATCTCGTTACCAATGGCTCCTCACATTGTTTCAACCTATCAAGAAAACATTTCCTGGCACTGAATTGGCTCTGAAACTTGTAGCAGATGCATTCTCCATTCTATTCTGACCATGAGAAACGTTCTGCATATGATTTGAAAAGAAAAGCTTTTTGGGGGGATGATCAATCTTTTAATAAAAGAGAATTATCCTGTCAAAATATAGCAAGTACGGAAGCCATGATCAATGCTCAAAACTCTTCTGTGTGTCAGAGTGGATTTTCAAGCTAAAGTTTGGGTGGCAGCTGTAGAAAAACTATGATATTTTCAGAAGACATTGGAACTTTGGgattcaaacttcaaaattcTCTTGATGTTGAGCAGCAACATGATAGAATTATTTGTCAACAATCATCCAGTAAAGTTTCTGAGGATTTGAATTGTAGATGGAACATTAGAGGGGACGCAGATTTGTCTATAGACAATATAAATTTGTCAACATCACAGCCCATCAGTTTGGAGGAGAATTTGTCTTGTTCTTCAAAACCTTTGGCACAGAAAAGGCCTTGTCAGGACTAGTCCTTTGGGAATGATAGAAAAGCTGAGCATTTCAAGGTAGGTCAGATCTGGGGTGCTCAATATAGAGCAAATCTACCTCATACTTTTCGGTATGCTCGAGTTGCTTGCAAATCAGCACGATCAGTTCTTGTTACATGGTTAAAACCAATCCCTATTAGTGCTGGTGAGAGAAGATCGTGTGATGCTGGCTTACCTGTTGCTTGTGGGTCATTTGATTTGAATCCAGAGATGAATGATGGAGAGAGCTGGCCAATGGTCTCATCCTACAAATGCTCATGGATTCGTGGCGTCACGGATGAACAATTTGAAATTTTCCCCAAATGAAGTGAGATTTGGGCACTGTATAAGGATTGGAATCTTCCTGAATGGGCCCATGATCATAGTTTTGTAAAAGAATGTAAATTTGAGCTAGTTGAAATTCTCtcagatttttcaaaatatttgggTGCAGATGGTGCATGTTTGGTGAAAGCAGATGGCTTTAAAAGCATCTTTGAGAGACAAAAAATTGGAGGGAGTCCTGTCACTTTCCATATCTCCCCAGATAATCTGTATATATTCTCTCAAAATATCCCGGCATATAGGTTTAAAGGTGGAgaaattgataaagttgttgaTGGGATGTTTGAGCTTGATCAGTTGGCCTTGCCTGATAGTATGTTTCAGGAGATTAATGACTCCCAAAAGGCACCAAAGAATGGGAATGCTAGTAGTTTTCCTAGCTCTATTCCATTGGGAGGACTTCCTTCCCCAAAATCATCTCCACAAGACAAACTTTTGAAGGCTAGTTGGTCATTAAATGATTTTGCCACAGGTCAGGTATGGGCTGTGAACAGTGGAAAGGATTTTTTGCCACGGCAGTACACCAGAGTAGATGATATAATTTCTGAGAGCCAAGTATGTGTGACTTTCCTAGAACCTCTACCCATTCTTGACCATGAGATTGACTGGAAGAGAGAAAACCTGCCCATAGTTTGTGGGAAATTTAAGGTTAGTGGAGCTAGTGTCAACCTTGAAATGTCACAGTTCTCCTATAATGTTAACTGCCAAAAAAGTACTGTTGAGCCAATCTACAAAATTTACCTGCTAAAAGGTGAGATTTGGGCTGTGTACAAGAACTAAAATAGCAAATGGAAGCGTTCTGATTATGAACATTACCAATGTCAGGTTGTTGAAATTCTGTCGGACTTGCACGAAAGGGATGAGATAACAGTTGCCAGGCTGGAGGAGGTGAAGGGTTGCTTGACTTTCTTCAATAGGCTACAAATTGATGGGTTTGATGTCACTCATTCAGTTTCCCAATCAAAGATGCTTGGTTTCTCTCATCGAATTCTTGCTTTCAGAGTGCCTGGAATTGGGAGATATGACATTCCAGAAAGCTCTTGGCACTTGGAACCAAATGCCTTACCTCCCAAACGAAGAATATGATTCCAAGACTCATGGTGTTGCATTCTCTACCTGTTGTGTTCAATTCAGTGTAGTCTCTGTTgataaaggattaaactagaAACAGTTTCACTCATTAAAGAATGTggtacatatttttattttgaaacagGTTATTCTAAGTGGGCAGATTTCCTTGTGATGTATAGAACTATGAATTATAAACCAATACAAATGTCAGGACAACATGAATGCCAAAGAGATGTGTTTCAAGGCTTTGCTTATGCACTCAACCTATGAATAATTCTTAATTTCTATTACAACCAAATCCCATATGACACTTGTTAGGTTTCCAAATTCCAAGCTCCTCCAGCACATATGCAACCCTGATCATAACTTTGTGGAAGTTAAATGAGTATAAGAGGCATGAAAACTTGAACAGATACACACTGTAATGGAATGCTCATTTGGGATTATtgcatgtatgtgtgtgtgtatatatatatttatttatttttacacaagTATTTGCCCACTAACCCACTCAGTCCCAACCAATTGACCAAGCCGAATTGGAGTTATAAAATGCTTTGAAATtgttataccttttttttttttttttacaagatagaaaatCTActttagcttaatctaagtgtatatgtatgtaaagcttcctcttagagacttgaactcccgACCTTTATCTCCCACATCTTACAAGCACTTGTTACCCCCTTTTAATaaccaaattgttttttttttttgatacatttaATAACCTAATTGTTAAGGAATTATAAAAGAGGAAATAAagtgttttgaatttttataattaaatctaattaatttaattaatggtcaaatgttttattgttagagcatttgcatccgCAACTTCCAtcttattctattttaccatttcaaaaagttactttatcaattatatcatacAATTTTACAACACAAACCAACATCcgaacttttattttcctattctactcattaaaataatatatatattacctactaaaataaaataatatatgatttttgtgCTGCTGCTATAGTACTACAATGATCTTtggaattaaaatatattataatttttataattgtgcTATATTGTCATCCTATATTTAGGATGCCACAgtagcacaattgcaaaaaaatttgcaattcttAGATTTTACAAGTCCGTCTGTTGGGCTAAATTTCCCCCACATTTCCCATTTACAATTGccaatgagaatgctcttatagTTAGTCTGTGGTTAGTTAGTTGGCAATGGCATTGCTATCAAttcattaatttagaaaattccAAACAACTGGCAAACTTTGTAGCTTAATAAAGAAACCTCGAATTAACTTTTCTTTCAttaaaacaagagagagagaaggaaaaaaaaaaaaaaaaaaagagagagaaggtttTTGCAGAAATAtctccaaaattttcacaatcgACGTAACAAGTTAAGAACCAAAGCTACCCAGGGAAAATCTGAAGCtgggtttattttgtttttcctagTGAACAAAATGGGCCAATTCTTGAGGCGTATGGGCTTGATTAGTCAGTTGGGCTGGACCATATCGTCCTACCCCACAAAGAAAGTTTGGTTGCTTTTTGTTATGGTCCACTGCCATtgccactgccactgccactgccactgGGTACAATTCAATACAAGTGTACAACAACACCATTTCCATTGTTCAAGACTGAAGGCTATGCAGCTCTATTCTGCCAACTGGGAATTGTTTACTTCAACACTCACTGTAACCTTACCTTGAGAGTTGAAagataaaaggaa is a genomic window containing:
- the LOC142633087 gene encoding uncharacterized protein LOC142633087, with the translated sequence MIFSEDIGTLGFKLQNSLDVEQQHDRIICQQSSSKVSEDLNCRWNIRGDADLSIDNINLSTSQPISLEENLSCSSKPLAQKRPSRSVLVTWLKPIPISAGERRSCDAGLPVACGSFDLNPEMNDGESWPMDWNLPEWAHDHSFVKECKFELVEILSDFSKYLGADGACLVKADGFKSIFERQKIGGSPVTFHISPDNLYIFSQNIPAYRFKGGEIDKVVDGMFELDQLALPDSMFQEINDSQKAPKNGNASSFPSSIPLGGLPSPKSSPQDKLLKASWSLNDFATGQVWAVNSGKDFLPRQYTRVDDIISESQVCVTFLEPLPILDHEIDWKRENLPIVCGKFKVVEILSDLHERDEITVARLEEVKGCLTFFNRLQIDGFDVTHSVSQSKMLGFSHRILAFRVPGIGRYDIPESSWHLEPNALPPKRRI